The proteins below come from a single Aegilops tauschii subsp. strangulata cultivar AL8/78 chromosome 6, Aet v6.0, whole genome shotgun sequence genomic window:
- the LOC109763131 gene encoding guanine nucleotide-binding protein subunit gamma 2: MRGEANGGDRRPRDEEGEGEEEEEPPQQQEEERAARPSSEQQQPVAAEAAATTTTRSVGYVGKHRLSAAIQRLDQELQSLQDELNELETMEPASAACREVITSTEGKPDPLLPITSSPENSSWDRWFQRVRSSRSNKWWQSKGSDFA, encoded by the exons ATGAGGGGGGAGGCCAACGGAGGGGACCGGCGGCCGCGggacgaggagggggagggggaggaggaggaggagccgccgcagcagcaggaggaggagagggcggcgAGGCCGTCTTCTGAGCAGCAGCAGCCCGTTGctgcggaggcggcggcgacgacgacgacgaggagcgtGGGGTACGTGGGGAAGCACCGCCTCTCCGCCGCCATCCAGCGCCTCGACCAGGAGCTCCAGTCACTCCAG GATGAATTGAATGAGCTTGAAACCATGGAACCTGCATCTGCGGCATGCCGGGA GGTGATCACAAGTACTGAAGGAAAACCTGACCCGCTTCTTCCAAT CACAAGTAGCCCGGAGAACTCTTCATGGGACAGGTGGTTCCAGCGCGTGCGAAGCTCTCGCAGCAACAAATGGTGGCAATCCAAGGGCTCTGATTTTGCCTAG